GAGCGCGCAGAGCTCCACCTACTTCGCGCGGATGCAGCTGGGCCGCCTGGTGGAATCGGCGCTGGAGGAGGCGGGGAACGCCTTCGTCCGCGACATCCACGAGGCGCTGAAGCCCGCCGCGGTGGCCTCGCGCTCCAACAAGCCCATCGGCGACCGGATGATCATGAACGCCGCCTTCCTGGTGGAGCGCGACCGCGAGAAGGCGTTCGACGACCGGGTGAAGGAGGTGTCGCGCAAGTACGAGTCGATGCTGACCTTCAAGTACACCGGCCCGTGGCCGCCGTACAACTTCGTGAACATCAAGCTGAAGCTGGAGAAGGCGTCGGGATGAGCCTTCTCCCTCTGCTTCCCTGGTAGCATGGGCCTCCTCAAGCACCTCCTCTTCTGGCCGGTCACCGGGCCGCAGTTCCTCGTCGAGTTCTCGCTCGGCAAGGTGGAGGAGACCGTGCGGAAGGAGCTCACCGACGACCAGTCGGTGAAGGAGGACCTGCTCGCCCTGCAGATGCAGCTGGAGCTGGGCGAGATCGACGACGCGGAGTACCTGGAGCGCGAGGCGGAGCTGATGCGGCGGTTCCGCGAGGTCCGCGAATGGCGGGAGGAGTTCGGGATGGGGACCACGGGCGGGCCGGTGCGCGTGGCCGGGTCGGGGACGGAGGGCGGGGAGCCGACGGAGCCGCCGGGGGAGGGCGAGCCGGACCCGGAGCGGCAGCGCGGCGGGATCGCTTCGTCGGGAGGGGCGAGCGTGGAGTTCGACCTGGGCTGGGACGAGCGGTAGCGGCCGTGCTTCCGGAACGGCTCGGCGCCGGTCCCGGGTGGACGTTCGTCGGCGGGAAGGGCGGGGTGGGGAAGACCACCGTCGCGGCGGCGCTCGCCGTCGGCATGGCGGACGCCGGGGAGCGCGTGCTGGCGATCTCCA
Above is a window of Longimicrobiaceae bacterium DNA encoding:
- a CDS encoding gas vesicle protein GvpG produces the protein MGLLKHLLFWPVTGPQFLVEFSLGKVEETVRKELTDDQSVKEDLLALQMQLELGEIDDAEYLEREAELMRRFREVREWREEFGMGTTGGPVRVAGSGTEGGEPTEPPGEGEPDPERQRGGIASSGGASVEFDLGWDER